Proteins from a single region of Candidatus Methylomirabilota bacterium:
- a CDS encoding thiamine pyrophosphate-dependent enzyme, with product MAEVFANATQILEPFRGVKKVTIEEYFTSGHRTCQGCESALVMKLMVKAAGPRTIVLGATGCMYVANTTYYTTPWVVPWMHTQLGSSGSAALGTAAGLKALMKKGKMKSEPINVIAFCGDGGGADMGLGAISATLTHKEYNSLILMYDNESYANTDIQLSGSTPYGANTTFSPPGKVRRLIHTRWKKNTAAMLAAGHTECRYVGTVCASYAVEMMNKVRKALSIGGPTFIHSLDPCPKGWDYDPMLSHELGELAVECGVFPLYEVEDGVVRHYGKTKAIVEGRPRKPVREYLLKQGRFAHFTEEDLEYFQAKVDEMWNEWEIPGVIPFKKAPAGK from the coding sequence ATGGCTGAAGTCTTCGCCAACGCGACGCAGATTCTCGAACCTTTCCGTGGTGTTAAGAAGGTCACCATCGAGGAGTACTTCACCTCGGGACACCGCACGTGCCAGGGGTGCGAGTCGGCCCTGGTCATGAAACTCATGGTCAAGGCAGCGGGGCCCCGAACCATCGTTCTGGGCGCGACGGGGTGCATGTACGTCGCCAATACGACGTACTACACGACGCCCTGGGTGGTGCCCTGGATGCACACCCAGCTCGGCTCCTCGGGCTCGGCCGCGCTCGGCACGGCGGCGGGTCTCAAGGCGCTCATGAAGAAGGGCAAGATGAAGTCCGAGCCCATCAACGTCATCGCCTTCTGCGGCGACGGGGGCGGGGCGGACATGGGCCTGGGGGCCATCTCGGCCACCCTGACGCACAAGGAATACAACTCGCTCATCCTGATGTACGACAACGAGTCGTACGCCAACACGGACATCCAGCTCTCGGGCTCGACGCCCTATGGCGCGAATACGACCTTCAGCCCCCCGGGCAAGGTGCGCCGTCTCATCCACACGCGGTGGAAGAAGAACACGGCGGCCATGCTGGCGGCCGGCCACACCGAATGTCGCTACGTCGGCACCGTCTGCGCTTCGTACGCCGTCGAGATGATGAACAAGGTCCGCAAGGCCCTATCGATCGGCGGCCCGACCTTCATTCACTCGCTCGATCCGTGCCCCAAGGGCTGGGACTACGACCCGATGCTCAGCCACGAGCTGGGCGAGCTGGCCGTCGAATGTGGCGTCTTTCCGCTCTACGAGGTCGAGGATGGCGTGGTGCGCCACTACGGCAAGACCAAGGCCATCGTGGAGGGTCGGCCGCGGAAGCCCGTGCGCGAGTACCTGCTCAAGCAGGGCCGCTTCGCCCACTTCACCGAGGAA